A genomic segment from Acuticoccus sediminis encodes:
- a CDS encoding tripartite tricarboxylate transporter TctB family protein translates to MGRIVTALAGIGLVLFMWYEASGYPPTAQKLPNLLGWVVLILAVLAIGQTLLARRAALAQGNAAATEPTSWRDIGIGAAFLGLIVVYAWSIGTVGYMLATPVFLALPLIALRPVGLVPGVLTIAAVSAVIYGVFVWFLKLNIPLFPTF, encoded by the coding sequence ATGGGACGCATTGTGACGGCGCTGGCCGGAATCGGCCTCGTCCTCTTCATGTGGTACGAGGCCTCGGGCTACCCGCCGACGGCGCAGAAGCTTCCCAACCTCCTCGGCTGGGTCGTGCTCATTCTCGCCGTGCTCGCCATCGGCCAGACGCTGCTCGCCCGCCGCGCCGCCCTGGCGCAAGGGAACGCCGCCGCGACGGAGCCGACCTCGTGGCGCGACATCGGCATCGGCGCGGCCTTCCTCGGCCTGATCGTCGTCTATGCCTGGTCCATCGGTACCGTCGGCTACATGCTCGCAACGCCGGTCTTCCTGGCGCTGCCGCTGATCGCGCTGCGCCCGGTCGGTCTGGTGCCCGGCGTTCTGACGATCGCCGCCGTCTCGGCGGTGATCTACGGCGTGTTCGTCTGGTTCCTGAAGCTCAACATCCCGCTCTTCCCGACCTTTTGA
- a CDS encoding tripartite tricarboxylate transporter permease yields the protein MEGFLWIGLANVLDPINVAAIFAGALIGMFVGAMPGLSATMAIALLLPLTYSFRPETGLAMLASLYLAAMYGGSISAILLRTPGTPAAAATVMDGHPMARKGQAGKALGLSLTASLIGGLLSSVALLTVAPALGRVVLNFGPVEIFAVAVLGITIIGTLSQGSTIMGLFSGALGLLLATVGMDPTTGTPRFTFGILDLFSGINFTVALIGLFSIPQAVRLIVEGNRGSGERVSNIGDRMLPTGREFVQLLPNSIRSGFIGVVTGLIPGTGGDTASWFAYNEAKRFAKNKAEFGTGTPAGVVAPEAANNAVVGGALIPTIALGIPGSSSTAVLLGGLMVHGILPGPSLMTDYGDVTYTLLWAVLLANVALFAVGILFTRACVAVTRIPNRVVGPVIVVLSVIGAYAINNSMFDIGLMIAFGMLGLAFDAFKIPTPPLVIGLILGPILDTTLQQSMLIGQNNWMIFLQNPISATLLAIALLSALQATPLFGWLGRSMKRATAGKQVTTGGTE from the coding sequence ATGGAGGGCTTCCTCTGGATTGGCCTCGCCAACGTCCTTGACCCGATCAACGTCGCGGCGATCTTCGCCGGTGCGCTGATCGGCATGTTCGTCGGCGCGATGCCTGGCCTGTCGGCCACCATGGCGATCGCGCTGCTGTTGCCGCTGACCTACTCGTTCCGGCCCGAGACGGGCCTCGCGATGCTCGCCTCGCTCTACCTCGCGGCGATGTACGGCGGCTCCATCTCGGCCATCCTGTTGCGCACCCCCGGAACGCCCGCGGCCGCCGCGACGGTGATGGACGGGCACCCGATGGCTCGCAAGGGGCAGGCCGGCAAGGCACTCGGCCTTTCGCTGACCGCCTCGCTCATCGGCGGCCTCCTCTCGTCCGTGGCGCTGCTGACGGTGGCGCCGGCGCTCGGCCGCGTGGTCCTCAATTTCGGTCCGGTCGAGATCTTCGCGGTCGCCGTCCTCGGCATCACCATCATCGGCACGCTGTCGCAGGGCTCCACCATCATGGGGCTGTTCTCCGGCGCGCTGGGACTGCTGCTGGCGACCGTCGGCATGGATCCGACGACGGGCACGCCCCGCTTCACGTTCGGAATCCTCGACCTCTTCTCGGGCATCAACTTCACCGTCGCGCTGATCGGCCTGTTCTCGATCCCGCAGGCCGTTCGCCTCATCGTCGAGGGCAACCGGGGCAGCGGCGAGCGTGTGTCCAATATCGGCGACCGGATGCTGCCGACGGGCCGTGAGTTCGTGCAGCTCCTGCCCAACTCCATCCGCTCCGGCTTCATCGGCGTGGTGACCGGCCTCATCCCCGGGACCGGCGGCGACACCGCATCGTGGTTTGCCTACAACGAGGCAAAGCGCTTCGCGAAGAACAAGGCCGAGTTCGGCACGGGTACGCCCGCCGGCGTCGTCGCCCCCGAAGCGGCCAACAACGCGGTCGTCGGCGGCGCGCTGATCCCGACCATCGCGCTCGGCATTCCCGGCTCGTCCTCGACGGCGGTGCTGCTCGGCGGGCTGATGGTGCACGGCATCCTTCCCGGCCCGTCGCTGATGACGGACTACGGCGATGTCACCTACACGCTGCTGTGGGCGGTGCTCCTCGCCAACGTCGCGCTGTTCGCGGTCGGGATCCTGTTCACGCGCGCGTGCGTCGCCGTCACGAGGATCCCCAACCGCGTCGTCGGCCCGGTCATCGTGGTGCTGTCCGTCATCGGCGCCTACGCGATCAACAACTCGATGTTCGATATCGGCCTGATGATCGCCTTCGGGATGCTGGGGCTCGCCTTCGATGCCTTCAAGATCCCGACGCCGCCGCTCGTGATCGGCCTCATCCTCGGCCCGATCCTCGACACGACGTTGCAGCAATCTATGCTGATCGGCCAGAACAACTGGATGATCTTCCTCCAGAACCCGATCTCCGCCACCTTGCTTGCGATTGCACTTCTGTCCGCATTGCAGGCGACGCCGTTGTTCGGCTGGCTGGGTCGATCTATGAAGCGCGCTACGGCTGGAAAGCAGGTCACGACGGGCGGCACCGAGTAG
- a CDS encoding tripartite tricarboxylate transporter substrate binding protein, whose protein sequence is MNRSNMALVAAAALACTALTPAMADDYPADDVKVMQGFKAGGGSDALAQLVQPYLAKELGVNFVNEYIPGATGAIAWTRLAKQTKPDGATISITNTPMLTTNYIMNPSITYTIDEITPIANIVTDPGIAVVAKDSPFDTFEDFVNAAKENPGTVTVGNSGVGGDDYFTSLQFEKESGVKLQKVPFQGDGPSWTAAMAGKIDASFTNVGVSFPQIKEGNLKALAVFSEERLPDLPDVPTAKELGYNLVAGSSRGYSGPADFPAEARQQMIDAMQRVVDNPDFQKAAAERAMNIDFISGDAYAEMLRTQEGQYKEIWAEIKDEVQAQ, encoded by the coding sequence ATGAATCGCTCGAACATGGCGCTCGTGGCAGCCGCAGCTCTCGCCTGCACGGCGCTGACGCCCGCGATGGCGGACGACTACCCGGCCGACGACGTCAAGGTCATGCAGGGCTTCAAGGCCGGCGGCGGGTCCGATGCGCTGGCGCAGCTCGTCCAGCCGTATCTCGCCAAGGAACTCGGCGTGAACTTCGTGAACGAGTACATTCCGGGTGCGACCGGCGCGATCGCCTGGACGCGCCTCGCCAAGCAGACCAAGCCCGACGGGGCGACGATCAGCATCACCAACACGCCGATGCTGACCACCAACTACATCATGAACCCGTCGATCACCTACACGATCGACGAGATCACCCCGATTGCGAACATCGTGACCGATCCGGGCATCGCCGTCGTCGCCAAGGACAGCCCGTTCGACACGTTCGAGGATTTCGTCAACGCCGCGAAGGAGAACCCCGGCACCGTGACGGTCGGCAATTCCGGCGTCGGCGGTGACGACTACTTCACCTCGTTGCAGTTCGAGAAGGAGTCGGGCGTCAAGCTTCAGAAGGTGCCGTTCCAGGGTGACGGGCCGTCGTGGACCGCCGCCATGGCCGGGAAGATCGATGCGAGCTTCACCAACGTCGGCGTCTCCTTCCCGCAGATCAAGGAGGGCAATCTGAAGGCGCTTGCCGTGTTCTCCGAAGAGCGGTTGCCGGACCTGCCGGACGTGCCGACCGCCAAGGAGCTCGGCTACAACCTCGTGGCAGGCTCCTCGCGCGGCTACAGCGGCCCCGCGGACTTCCCCGCCGAGGCGCGCCAGCAGATGATCGACGCGATGCAGCGCGTGGTCGACAACCCGGACTTCCAGAAGGCCGCCGCCGAGCGCGCGATGAACATCGACTTCATCTCGGGCGACGCCTACGCCGAGATGCTCAGGACGCAGGAAGGCCAGTACAAGGAGATCTGGGCCGAGATCAAGGACGAGGTCCAGGCACAATAA